A segment of the Verrucomicrobiia bacterium genome:
GGAAAACGCGAAGCGTCCGGAAAAAGGACTGCTGGGCCTGCGCAAAGGTCTCGAAGTGTTCGCGAATCTGCGTCCCGTGAAACTCTTGAGCGACCTGCACCGCAACTCGACGCTGAAAGAAGAAGTCGTGAAAGGCCTGGATTTCGTGATCGTGCGCGAATTGTGCGGCGGCATTTATTTCGGCGAGCCGCGAGGCGTCACGGCGCTTCCCGGCGGCGGCGAAAAAGGCATCAACACGGAAGTTTATACGACGCCGGAAATCGAGCGCATCGCCGTGAAGGCATTCGAGCTCGCGCG
Coding sequences within it:
- a CDS encoding isocitrate/isopropylmalate family dehydrogenase encodes the protein MYKILVFPGDGIGVEVTKQALRAVRKLGEMFHLVFEVEEELLGGASIDKHGVPLTEAALKKAQNADAVFLGAVGGPKWDNVENAKRPEKGLLGLRKGLEVFANLRPVKLLSDLHRNSTLKEEVVKGLDFVIVRELCGGIYFGEPRGVTALPGGGEKGINTEVYTTPEIERIAVKAFELAR